The following proteins come from a genomic window of Lachnoclostridium phytofermentans ISDg:
- a CDS encoding nucleotidyltransferase, whose amino-acid sequence MVIKMKTVGIIAEYNPFHQGHLYQLEQAKLLTGATKVVVVMSGNFVQRGIPAIIDKYARTKMALSHGADLVIELPVCYATASAEAFAYAGISILDRLGFVDYVCFGSECGDIKLLEHLADILVEEPTSYQLELKKELKTGLSFPKARTKALLYYIKGKESKGYDQTSLELLLNSPNNILGIEYMKAIRKRKSKLRAITIKRQGAGYHDSDISLPNASATAIRNVLVEDDLFSLPKDLPVETMTILKQEFQKTYPIFRNDFTSLLYYKLSMVKEKDLTSYADVTPELANRIINNLTYAKTYDDFCLSLKTKELTLTRINRGLLHVLLSIPKTQNIEVSYARILGFRTDATKLLRTATKENRIPLIVKTANAKQLLNQEEYELFEQDVRATHLYHQMIFQKFHTYFSDEYTHGPVILKE is encoded by the coding sequence ATGGTTATTAAAATGAAAACTGTTGGAATCATAGCGGAATATAATCCTTTTCACCAAGGACATCTATACCAATTGGAACAAGCAAAGTTGCTAACAGGCGCTACAAAAGTGGTGGTGGTTATGAGTGGTAATTTTGTACAACGTGGTATTCCTGCAATTATAGATAAATATGCTCGTACTAAGATGGCTTTATCGCATGGTGCAGATCTTGTTATTGAACTGCCTGTATGCTATGCCACTGCTAGTGCCGAGGCTTTTGCTTATGCAGGAATTTCGATTCTTGATCGTTTAGGTTTTGTTGATTATGTCTGCTTTGGTAGTGAATGCGGTGATATCAAATTGCTAGAACATCTTGCAGATATCTTAGTAGAAGAACCTACCTCATATCAACTAGAATTAAAAAAAGAGTTAAAGACAGGCCTATCCTTTCCAAAAGCAAGAACAAAAGCACTCCTATACTATATAAAAGGAAAGGAAAGCAAAGGGTATGATCAAACCTCCCTGGAACTTCTTTTGAACTCTCCAAATAATATTTTAGGGATTGAGTATATGAAGGCAATTCGAAAAAGAAAGAGCAAACTAAGAGCCATCACCATAAAGAGACAAGGTGCAGGATATCATGATAGTGATATCTCACTCCCAAATGCATCTGCCACAGCAATTCGCAATGTTTTAGTAGAAGATGACTTATTTTCTTTACCAAAAGATCTACCGGTAGAAACGATGACGATATTAAAACAGGAGTTTCAAAAAACCTACCCTATCTTTCGTAACGATTTTACTTCCCTTTTATATTATAAATTAAGCATGGTAAAAGAAAAAGATCTAACCTCATATGCTGACGTAACACCAGAACTAGCAAATAGAATTATAAATAACCTAACCTATGCTAAGACATACGATGACTTCTGTCTGTCACTAAAAACAAAAGAATTGACCTTAACAAGAATTAATCGTGGGTTGCTTCACGTCCTTCTTTCCATACCTAAGACACAAAATATAGAAGTTTCCTATGCTAGGATACTTGGCTTTCGTACAGATGCTACCAAGCTACTTCGAACAGCCACTAAGGAAAACAGGATTCCCCTCATTGTAAAAACAGCGAATGCAAAACAACTTCTAAATCAAGAAGAATATGAATTGTTTGAACAAGATGTGAGGGCAACCCATCTGTACCATCAAATGATATTTCAAAAATTTCATACGTACTTTTCAGATGAATATACCCATGGACCTGTAATTCTAAAGGAATAG
- the pta gene encoding phosphate acetyltransferase, giving the protein MGFIDDIKARAKQSIKTIVLPESMDRRTIEAAAKTLEEGNANVIIIGSEEEVKKNSEGLDISGATIVDPKTSDKLPAYINKLVELRQAKGMTPEKAKELLTTDYITYGVMMVKMGDADGLVSGACHSTADTLRPCLQILKTAPNTKLVSAFFVMVVPNCDMGANGTFLFSDAGLNQNPNAEELAAIAGSTAKSFEQLVGSEPIVAMLSHSTKGSAKHADVDKVVEATKIANELYPEYKIDGEFQLDAAIVPSVGASKAPGSDIAGKANVLIFPDLDAGNIGYKLTQRLAKAEAYGPLTQGIAAPVNDLSRGCSSDDIVGVVAITAVQAQSK; this is encoded by the coding sequence ATGGGATTTATTGATGACATCAAGGCAAGAGCTAAACAAAGTATTAAGACTATTGTTTTACCTGAGAGTATGGACAGAAGAACAATTGAGGCAGCTGCTAAGACTTTAGAAGAGGGCAATGCTAACGTAATTATTATCGGTAGTGAGGAAGAAGTTAAGAAGAATTCAGAAGGTCTTGACATTTCGGGAGCTACAATCGTTGACCCTAAGACATCGGACAAGCTTCCAGCTTACATTAACAAGCTTGTAGAACTTAGACAGGCAAAAGGCATGACCCCTGAAAAAGCAAAAGAGCTTTTAACAACAGACTACATTACATACGGTGTAATGATGGTTAAGATGGGCGATGCAGATGGTTTAGTATCTGGTGCTTGTCACTCTACAGCAGATACCTTAAGACCATGTCTTCAGATTTTAAAAACTGCTCCAAATACTAAGTTAGTTTCTGCTTTCTTCGTAATGGTAGTACCTAATTGTGATATGGGCGCAAATGGAACTTTCCTTTTCTCTGATGCTGGTTTAAATCAGAATCCAAATGCTGAAGAGTTAGCAGCAATCGCTGGTTCCACAGCGAAGAGTTTTGAACAATTAGTTGGCTCTGAACCTATCGTAGCTATGCTTTCTCATTCAACAAAGGGAAGCGCAAAGCATGCAGATGTTGATAAGGTTGTAGAAGCAACTAAGATTGCAAATGAATTATACCCAGAATATAAGATCGACGGCGAGTTCCAGTTAGATGCAGCAATCGTTCCTAGTGTAGGTGCTTCAAAAGCTCCTGGTAGTGATATTGCTGGAAAAGCTAACGTATTAATCTTCCCAGACCTTGATGCTGGTAACATTGGATATAAGTTAACACAGCGTCTTGCAAAGGCAGAAGCTTATGGACCATTAACTCAGGGTATTGCAGCTCCAGTAAATGATTTATCAAGAGGTTGTTCTTCTGATGATATCGTTGGTGTTGTTGCAATCACTGCTGTTCAGGCACAGAGTAAATAA
- a CDS encoding acetate kinase: MKVLVINCGSSSLKYQLIDSVTEQALAVGLCERIGIDGRLTHKSADGEKVVLEDALPNHEVAIKNVIAALMNENYGVIKSLDEINAVGHRVVHGGEKFAHSVVINDEVLNAIEECNDLAPLHNPANLIGINACKSIMPNVPMVAVFDTAFHQTMPKEAYLYGIPFEYYDKYKVRRYGFHGTSHSYVSKRATTLAGLDVNNSKVIVCHLGNGASISAVKNGESVDTSMGLTPLEGLIMGTRSGDLDPAIIDFVAKKENLSLDEVMNILNKKSGVLGMSGVSSDFRDIEAAANEGNEHAKEALAVFAYRVAKYVGSYIVAMNGVDAVVFTAGLGENDKNIRAAVSSHLEFLGVSLDAEKNSQRGKELIISNPDSKVKIMVIPTNEELAICREVVELV, from the coding sequence ATGAAAGTTTTAGTTATTAATTGCGGAAGTTCTTCCCTTAAATATCAGTTAATCGACTCTGTGACAGAGCAAGCATTAGCAGTAGGTCTTTGTGAAAGAATCGGTATTGATGGCCGTCTTACTCACAAGTCAGCTGACGGTGAGAAGGTAGTTCTTGAGGATGCACTTCCAAACCATGAGGTTGCTATTAAAAATGTAATCGCTGCTCTTATGAATGAAAATTATGGTGTGATTAAGTCCTTAGATGAAATCAACGCTGTTGGACATAGAGTAGTACATGGTGGTGAGAAATTTGCTCATTCCGTAGTAATCAATGATGAAGTCTTAAATGCAATTGAAGAGTGTAATGATCTTGCACCTTTACACAACCCAGCAAACCTTATTGGTATCAACGCTTGTAAATCAATTATGCCAAATGTACCAATGGTAGCTGTTTTTGATACTGCATTCCATCAGACAATGCCAAAAGAAGCTTACCTTTATGGTATTCCATTTGAGTACTATGATAAATATAAGGTAAGAAGATATGGTTTCCACGGAACAAGTCACAGCTATGTTTCTAAAAGAGCAACCACGCTTGCTGGCTTAGATGTAAATAACTCAAAAGTTATCGTTTGTCACCTTGGTAATGGCGCATCCATTTCCGCAGTTAAAAACGGTGAGTCTGTAGATACAAGTATGGGTCTTACACCACTTGAAGGTTTAATCATGGGAACAAGAAGTGGTGATCTTGATCCAGCAATCATTGATTTCGTTGCTAAGAAAGAAAACTTATCCTTAGATGAAGTAATGAATATCTTAAATAAGAAATCTGGTGTATTAGGTATGTCCGGAGTATCTTCTGACTTTAGAGATATCGAAGCAGCAGCAAACGAAGGCAATGAGCATGCAAAAGAAGCTTTAGCAGTTTTTGCATACCGTGTTGCTAAATATGTAGGTTCTTATATCGTAGCTATGAATGGTGTAGATGCTGTTGTATTTACAGCAGGACTTGGTGAGAATGATAAGAACATCAGAGCAGCAGTAAGTTCACACCTTGAGTTCCTTGGTGTATCTTTAGATGCTGAGAAGAATTCTCAAAGAGGTAAAGAATTAATCATCTCTAACCCAGATTCTAAGGTTAAGATTATGGTTATCCCAACTAACGAAGAGCTTGCAATCTGTAGAGAAGTTGTTGAATTAGTGTAG
- a CDS encoding YceD family protein yields the protein MLIQMSEVMNVPNGLKEYTAPIEFDIFELNGVGYSITYKEPVKLRLTNLGGRKILVEAKTKLALAVPCDRCLKEETIQQDIDVATEIDLSKTEEQRTEDLDETNFVSGYDLDVDKLIYEEVLIGFPMKVLCKEDCKGICKVCGANLNEGECGCDRTELDPRMSAIRDIFNKFKEV from the coding sequence ATGCTGATACAAATGTCTGAAGTCATGAATGTTCCTAATGGTCTCAAAGAATACACTGCACCGATTGAATTTGATATATTCGAATTAAATGGTGTCGGTTATTCTATTACCTATAAAGAACCGGTTAAACTTAGATTAACTAATCTAGGTGGCCGAAAAATTCTGGTGGAAGCAAAAACGAAATTAGCGTTAGCCGTTCCTTGCGATCGTTGTTTGAAGGAAGAAACCATCCAACAAGACATCGACGTGGCTACAGAGATTGATTTATCGAAAACAGAGGAACAGCGTACCGAGGATTTAGATGAAACAAATTTTGTTTCCGGATATGATTTAGACGTAGATAAACTTATCTATGAAGAAGTCTTGATTGGTTTCCCAATGAAGGTTCTGTGCAAAGAAGACTGTAAAGGAATCTGCAAGGTCTGCGGTGCTAACCTAAATGAAGGAGAGTGCGGGTGTGACCGTACAGAACTAGACCCAAGAATGTCTGCTATCCGAGATATTTTTAACAAGTTTAAGGAGGTGTAA
- the rpmF gene encoding 50S ribosomal protein L32, with protein sequence MGAICPKNKHSKARRDSRRANWKMTAPNLVKCSKCGALMMPHRVCKACGSYNKKEIIATAE encoded by the coding sequence ATGGGAGCTATTTGTCCAAAGAATAAACATTCCAAAGCTAGAAGAGATAGTCGTCGTGCAAACTGGAAGATGACTGCTCCAAACTTAGTGAAATGCAGCAAGTGTGGTGCACTTATGATGCCTCATAGAGTTTGTAAAGCTTGTGGATCTTACAACAAAAAAGAGATCATTGCTACAGCTGAGTAA
- a CDS encoding ribonuclease H-like domain-containing protein produces MQIIETPIKISFDFDLTMLSSKHVSNQEILFFDIETTGFSASMSYVYLIGCAYFDQSTFVLRQWFMEDIREEKELLTNFFEFIKSYRLLVHYNGSGFDIPYLLQKCSTYQLSYNFEHIISFDIYKQLIPYKKILPTKNLKLKTVEDFLKVERKDQYSGGELISVFTKFLALYTYERKHTSGASHYQVSPVSGLPSIEKSDSGTLRQLLLLHNAEDISNLPRILPMLSFVKLFEGNITLNKWNVNDQTVNFYFQINNQLPTSLKLESNYEVMDSLYPITLIASENEGCISIDFYHGSLKFYFDNYKDYYYLPLEDTAVHKSVGEYVEKEYRQNAKPDTCYIKKTGQFLPQPYAMFTPSFRMERKQKQQFFEFTEQLLEQNSEKIVSEIIRSYF; encoded by the coding sequence ATGCAAATCATTGAAACCCCAATAAAAATATCTTTCGACTTTGACCTAACAATGTTATCCTCTAAGCATGTCTCAAATCAGGAGATTTTATTTTTTGATATTGAAACGACAGGCTTTTCAGCTTCGATGTCTTATGTTTATCTCATCGGGTGCGCTTATTTTGACCAATCTACTTTCGTACTTCGTCAATGGTTTATGGAGGATATAAGAGAAGAGAAAGAACTTTTAACCAATTTTTTTGAATTTATAAAATCCTATCGGTTGTTGGTTCACTATAACGGCTCGGGGTTTGACATACCATATTTGTTACAGAAATGCTCTACTTATCAATTATCATATAATTTTGAACATATCATTAGTTTTGACATCTACAAACAATTAATTCCTTACAAAAAAATATTGCCAACCAAAAATTTAAAATTAAAGACAGTAGAAGATTTTTTAAAGGTTGAGCGTAAGGATCAGTATTCTGGTGGCGAATTAATTTCAGTTTTTACTAAATTCCTTGCTCTTTATACCTATGAAAGAAAGCACACATCTGGTGCTTCTCATTATCAAGTATCTCCCGTTTCTGGACTACCTAGTATAGAAAAAAGTGATTCCGGTACCTTAAGACAATTGCTACTTCTCCATAATGCTGAGGATATATCGAATTTGCCAAGAATCTTACCGATGTTATCCTTTGTAAAGCTGTTTGAAGGGAATATTACATTAAATAAATGGAATGTTAATGATCAGACCGTAAACTTTTATTTTCAAATTAATAACCAACTCCCAACATCACTTAAGTTAGAATCAAACTATGAAGTTATGGATAGTCTATATCCCATTACTCTAATTGCCAGTGAAAATGAGGGGTGTATCTCCATTGATTTCTATCATGGTTCCTTAAAATTCTATTTTGATAACTACAAAGACTATTATTATCTTCCTTTAGAAGATACTGCTGTCCATAAAAGTGTTGGGGAATATGTAGAAAAAGAATATCGACAAAATGCAAAGCCTGATACCTGCTATATTAAAAAAACAGGCCAATTTTTACCTCAGCCCTATGCAATGTTTACACCAAGTTTTCGAATGGAAAGGAAACAAAAACAACAGTTTTTTGAATTTACAGAACAATTGTTAGAACAGAATAGTGAGAAGATCGTTAGCGAAATTATTCGGTCGTACTTTTAA